The following are encoded together in the Rhodospirillaceae bacterium genome:
- a CDS encoding NfeD family protein: MVEFLDGITFWYWLILGVGMLLLEMLAPGVVFLWLGIAAGITGVIAFSIDTLAWQNQAIIFAVLSVVAVIAGRAWIKKRPVATDHPTLNQRGAQYVGKSFVLKEAIVDGEGLIVVDDTTWKVRGTDAPAGTRIKIIETDGSAFLTEPA; encoded by the coding sequence ATGGTAGAATTTCTCGACGGTATAACATTTTGGTATTGGCTGATCCTTGGTGTTGGCATGCTGTTGCTGGAGATGCTCGCCCCTGGCGTGGTGTTCCTGTGGCTCGGGATTGCCGCCGGCATTACAGGTGTAATCGCGTTCAGTATCGATACGCTGGCTTGGCAAAACCAAGCGATTATTTTCGCAGTCTTGTCTGTGGTTGCAGTGATCGCGGGGCGGGCCTGGATTAAAAAGCGACCTGTGGCGACAGATCATCCAACCCTAAACCAGCGCGGTGCACAGTATGTCGGTAAATCATTTGTATTGAAGGAAGCGATTGTTGATGGCGAAGGACTTATTGTCGTCGATGATACAACCTGGAAAGTACGAGGCACAGATGCGCCCGCCGGTACACGCATTAAAATTATAGAAACTGACGGCAGTGCCTTTCTGACCGAACCCGCCTAA
- a CDS encoding C-terminal binding protein translates to MEGEGWELVIGQALDENGLIELCWDADGILANRAPMTAGVIDRLERCKIISRYGIGYDRIDVDAASRNGIMVTNVPDYCTDEVSDHTIAMILMFARGIVPSGEIARSDTWTLEGLPNLQSLRGRICGLVGLGKIGVAVAAKAQALGMGVLGYSPNVNERALEGTGITPTSLETLFRQSDYISLHAPLNETTHHLINKEALKEMKSTATIINTSRGGMIDEEALIEALNNKTLNGAGLDVLASEGAVTPTRRALVNHPKAVVTAHTAWYSEDARATLQHKTCEQVVMALKGERPYSLVNSIKI, encoded by the coding sequence GTGGAGGGCGAAGGCTGGGAGTTGGTGATCGGCCAGGCGCTAGATGAAAACGGCCTTATTGAACTGTGTTGGGATGCGGATGGCATTTTAGCCAATCGCGCGCCGATGACAGCCGGTGTGATAGACCGACTGGAGCGCTGTAAAATCATCTCCCGCTATGGCATCGGCTATGACCGCATCGACGTAGACGCTGCCAGTCGGAACGGGATCATGGTGACGAACGTTCCAGATTACTGCACCGATGAAGTTTCCGACCACACTATCGCAATGATCCTGATGTTCGCGCGCGGCATTGTCCCATCTGGCGAAATCGCAAGGTCGGACACGTGGACACTCGAAGGCCTACCTAACCTCCAATCCTTGCGGGGCCGTATATGTGGGCTGGTGGGGTTGGGTAAGATCGGCGTTGCCGTAGCCGCCAAGGCGCAGGCCCTAGGCATGGGGGTTTTGGGGTATAGTCCTAACGTAAATGAACGCGCGCTTGAGGGCACCGGCATCACGCCCACCTCGCTTGAAACTCTCTTTCGCCAATCTGACTACATTTCGCTTCATGCACCGCTAAATGAGACCACCCACCACCTTATCAACAAGGAAGCATTAAAAGAGATGAAATCGACGGCGACGATCATCAATACATCTCGCGGTGGCATGATTGATGAGGAAGCCCTGATTGAGGCCCTAAACAACAAGACTCTAAACGGCGCAGGATTGGATGTCTTGGCATCAGAAGGTGCCGTAACTCCCACCCGCAGAGCGCTGGTTAATCATCCAAAGGCAGTGGTAACAGCCCATACCGCTTGGTATAGCGAAGATGCCAGAGCCACGTTACAGCATAAAACCTGCGAACAAGTCGTTATGGCTCTGAAAGGCGAGCGTCCTTACAGCCTTGTAAATTCTATTAAAATTTAG
- a CDS encoding SDR family oxidoreductase has translation MPDPLPSFSLDNHLIVITGASQGIGQSMAETYAALGARVVLAARSMDKLKDVQAGIVDAGGQADVVQTDVTNLDEISRLADHVGDLLKGDEDTTLVLVNNAGLGFTKPMLEITEDDWDNLYDLNVKGTFFCCQKIAPYMLERGYGKIINLGSAWGKTSGRGKSAYSSSKAAIERLTVNLSTEWLPDGIRVNSIGPTATKTPFTAVTMAADPARFEGIRKRIMLGRFVETSDLLGAAVFLASEASDFISGQTLYVDGGFV, from the coding sequence ATGCCTGATCCTCTCCCATCATTTTCACTCGACAATCATTTGATTGTTATAACCGGTGCCAGCCAAGGCATTGGCCAATCCATGGCAGAAACCTACGCCGCCTTGGGCGCACGGGTCGTTTTAGCAGCTCGAAGTATGGATAAATTGAAAGATGTTCAGGCTGGCATCGTAGACGCAGGCGGACAGGCAGACGTAGTCCAAACAGACGTCACCAATCTCGATGAAATTTCCCGGCTCGCAGACCATGTTGGTGACCTGTTGAAAGGTGACGAAGATACAACTTTGGTTTTGGTCAACAATGCCGGATTGGGATTCACCAAACCGATGTTGGAAATTACCGAAGATGACTGGGACAACCTCTATGACCTCAACGTCAAAGGAACATTCTTCTGCTGTCAAAAGATCGCGCCTTATATGTTAGAACGAGGATACGGGAAGATTATTAATCTTGGCTCAGCGTGGGGAAAAACATCGGGTCGCGGGAAAAGCGCCTATTCGTCTTCAAAGGCCGCCATCGAACGACTGACGGTCAATTTATCAACCGAATGGCTGCCGGACGGCATTCGTGTTAACTCAATCGGGCCGACCGCAACGAAAACGCCGTTCACAGCAGTCACCATGGCTGCAGATCCCGCACGCTTCGAAGGCATTCGGAAACGGATCATGCTGGGTCGTTTCGTTGAAACGAGTGACCTGCTGGGCGCGGCCGTATTTCTAGCGAGTGAGGCCTCAGACTTCATCTCCGGCCAGACCTTATATGTCGATGGCGGATTTGTTTAA
- a CDS encoding MFS transporter, with product MDRQAMLGWAAVVATTLVLTFSAYTVLSITAIGPELAADLGMPRSLIGYQISLVYAAAGLSGLYGGTIVRKWGPCRTSQGSMFGTVIGVLLLITGWPPTFILGSVVLGLSNGVIHPAASHLLIRMADNKHRNLVFSIKQTGVPLGGIAAGFIGPPLALTYGWEAAVIAGAFASFLLFLMLQLFRKEFDSDRQSDSPIDINPFTGIGMVWRSVSIRWLSIAGFCLALVQLCLMTFLVTMLVTDAGFELIDAGLLLAAVHAAGVFARLGWGWVADLVGGATGILTIMGILSTVICLIVTQLTPEWPLYLTYLLCIVFSITAIGWNGIYYAEIASKCKADEVGSITGGSLAFVFGGVSFGPAIFATVYFWIGSYTLTFGLVSLAAATAVVFMFMARKSDTTLNVSKI from the coding sequence ATGGACAGGCAAGCAATGCTCGGCTGGGCGGCGGTAGTAGCGACGACGCTTGTGCTGACTTTTTCGGCTTATACCGTCCTGTCCATCACGGCCATTGGCCCGGAATTGGCAGCTGACCTTGGCATGCCACGCTCCCTGATTGGGTACCAAATTAGCTTGGTTTACGCGGCCGCAGGGCTTTCCGGTCTTTACGGAGGTACCATCGTGCGAAAATGGGGCCCCTGCCGAACAAGCCAAGGATCCATGTTTGGGACGGTCATTGGGGTGTTATTGCTGATCACGGGATGGCCACCTACGTTTATATTGGGATCTGTGGTGCTTGGACTCTCTAACGGGGTGATTCATCCAGCGGCGTCTCATCTCCTCATTCGAATGGCCGATAACAAACACCGGAACCTAGTGTTTTCAATTAAACAAACTGGTGTGCCGCTGGGGGGAATAGCAGCAGGTTTTATCGGACCTCCCCTCGCCCTGACATACGGGTGGGAGGCAGCGGTAATTGCCGGAGCATTCGCCAGCTTTCTCCTGTTCCTCATGTTGCAGTTATTTCGCAAAGAATTCGATAGTGACCGCCAATCCGACAGTCCAATCGATATCAATCCATTTACAGGAATTGGAATGGTGTGGCGCTCTGTCTCCATCAGATGGCTCTCCATCGCCGGATTTTGTCTGGCCCTGGTTCAGCTATGCCTCATGACGTTTTTGGTGACCATGCTGGTGACGGATGCAGGATTTGAACTGATCGATGCAGGATTGTTGCTCGCCGCTGTGCACGCCGCAGGTGTTTTCGCCCGACTTGGATGGGGGTGGGTGGCTGACCTGGTTGGGGGAGCAACGGGGATTCTGACCATCATGGGTATTCTGAGCACCGTGATTTGCCTGATCGTCACCCAGTTAACACCTGAATGGCCCCTGTATCTGACGTATCTGCTCTGTATTGTATTCTCCATCACTGCCATTGGCTGGAATGGAATTTATTACGCGGAAATCGCATCGAAATGTAAGGCGGACGAAGTTGGCTCTATTACCGGCGGTTCTCTGGCGTTTGTTTTCGGTGGTGTATCATTCGGCCCAGCAATTTTCGCGACAGTTTATTTCTGGATCGGAAGCTATACTTTAACTTTCGGTCTGGTTTCACTTGCCGCCGCGACGGCTGTCGTTTTCATGTTTATGGCGCGTAAAAGCGATACTACCCTTAACGTATCCAAAATTTAA
- a CDS encoding glutathione S-transferase family protein — MIDLYTWPTPNGFKASIMLEEVDLPYNVHAINILAGDQFESDFLEISPNNRIPAIVDPDGPGGETLSLFESGAILMYLAERTGKFMPTEPQDRYAVIQWLMFQMGGVGPMFGQANHFRKYAPDKIDYAVERYSNEAERLYGVMDRRLADAEFLAGTYSIADMACFPWVRSYEKYGDNLLEKFPDLKRWMDTIEARPAVQAGLAVLSEHVSSGPITDEARENFFGAKQFQRN; from the coding sequence ATGATTGATCTGTATACGTGGCCGACTCCCAATGGCTTTAAAGCGTCAATTATGTTGGAAGAAGTCGACCTGCCCTACAATGTGCACGCGATAAACATCCTCGCGGGTGATCAATTCGAATCTGATTTTTTGGAAATCAGCCCCAACAACAGAATTCCAGCAATTGTTGATCCAGATGGTCCGGGTGGAGAGACGCTTTCATTGTTTGAGTCTGGCGCGATCCTGATGTACCTAGCCGAAAGAACCGGCAAGTTCATGCCAACAGAACCGCAAGATCGCTACGCCGTCATTCAATGGCTGATGTTCCAAATGGGTGGAGTTGGCCCCATGTTTGGTCAAGCCAACCACTTCCGCAAATATGCGCCAGACAAAATTGACTATGCCGTCGAACGTTATTCGAACGAGGCCGAGCGGCTATACGGGGTGATGGATCGCAGATTAGCAGACGCTGAATTTCTGGCTGGAACCTATTCCATTGCTGATATGGCCTGCTTCCCGTGGGTTCGAAGTTACGAAAAATATGGCGATAACCTGTTGGAAAAATTCCCCGATTTGAAACGATGGATGGACACGATAGAGGCCCGCCCTGCAGTCCAAGCAGGACTTGCTGTCCTTTCTGAGCATGTCAGCAGTGGCCCCATCACAGACGAAGCACGGGAAAATTTCTTTGGTGCGAAACAGTTCCAACGTAACTAG
- a CDS encoding DUF4170 domain-containing protein: MAEQLLHLVFGGEVNDTQGGEFSDLDKLDIVGIYPNYKAAFAAWQGKSQANVDNASMKYVVVHMHRLLDPETGKEYNS, encoded by the coding sequence ATGGCCGAACAACTACTGCACCTGGTTTTTGGTGGCGAGGTAAACGATACCCAGGGGGGTGAGTTCTCCGACTTAGACAAGCTCGATATTGTTGGAATTTACCCGAATTACAAGGCCGCATTTGCGGCATGGCAGGGTAAGAGCCAAGCAAACGTGGACAATGCGTCTATGAAATATGTGGTTGTGCACATGCACCGTCTGCTAGATCCAGAAACCGGTAAAGAATACAATAGCTGA
- the sthA gene encoding Si-specific NAD(P)(+) transhydrogenase, whose amino-acid sequence MSDFDYDLFVIGSGPGGQRAAIQAAKLGKRCALAEYQDVVGGVCINTGTIPSKTMREAAMHLSGYGERNVYGASYTVQQNITMRDLHFRTNHVIRNEIDVVRHQLQRNGVEMLSCMGTFADPHTIRLMDGTGHRQEVTAENVIIAVGTDTAKDEHIPFDGQRIFTSDDILTLKKIPKSMAVVGAGVIGSEYATIFAILGVRVTLIDLRTKLLSFVDSEITDALIYQLRQNRGTMRLGEEVSGIEPFEDDRGEHVRISLKSGKQIVTEAALYSVGRVGATANLGLENTSITPDPRGKIKVNEFYQTEDPKIYAVGDVIGFPSLASTSMEQGRMAVLHAFGEGTESVQEIFPYGIYTVPEISTVGRNEEELTEAGIAYEVGRAAFNEIARGQITGDSTGLLKILFDPETHKILGVHILGEGACDLIHIGQAVMALGGTMEFFINTVFNYPTLAECYKTAAFDGINRLG is encoded by the coding sequence ATGAGTGATTTCGACTACGACCTGTTTGTTATTGGTTCTGGCCCCGGTGGGCAACGTGCCGCAATCCAAGCCGCCAAGCTGGGAAAACGGTGTGCCTTAGCTGAATACCAGGACGTTGTCGGCGGCGTGTGTATAAACACGGGTACCATCCCTTCAAAAACCATGCGCGAAGCGGCCATGCATTTATCCGGTTATGGAGAGCGAAATGTCTATGGTGCGTCCTACACCGTGCAACAGAACATCACCATGCGCGATTTGCATTTTCGAACCAATCACGTCATTAGAAATGAGATCGATGTTGTTCGCCATCAGTTGCAACGAAATGGCGTTGAAATGTTGTCCTGCATGGGCACTTTCGCGGACCCGCACACCATTCGTCTGATGGATGGAACCGGTCACCGTCAGGAAGTAACGGCCGAAAATGTTATCATTGCTGTTGGCACCGATACTGCTAAAGACGAACACATCCCTTTTGATGGTCAACGAATCTTCACCAGTGATGACATTCTGACCCTGAAAAAGATTCCAAAATCTATGGCCGTTGTTGGTGCCGGGGTCATCGGCAGTGAATACGCGACCATTTTTGCCATTCTTGGGGTTCGGGTGACATTGATCGATCTGCGGACAAAACTTTTGAGCTTTGTTGATAGCGAAATTACCGACGCCCTAATTTATCAATTGCGCCAAAACCGCGGAACCATGCGCCTTGGCGAAGAAGTCAGTGGAATTGAACCGTTCGAGGATGACCGCGGTGAACATGTTCGCATCAGTCTCAAGAGCGGCAAGCAGATCGTTACCGAGGCCGCCCTGTACAGTGTTGGACGCGTTGGTGCGACGGCCAATCTGGGACTGGAAAACACCAGTATTACTCCAGACCCCCGGGGCAAAATTAAAGTGAACGAATTTTACCAGACTGAGGATCCCAAAATTTATGCGGTTGGTGATGTGATCGGCTTCCCTAGCCTCGCGTCCACGTCGATGGAGCAAGGTAGGATGGCTGTTCTTCATGCCTTTGGCGAAGGGACAGAAAGCGTCCAAGAAATCTTCCCCTACGGAATTTATACAGTTCCTGAAATCTCAACTGTCGGAAGGAACGAAGAGGAACTGACAGAAGCGGGGATCGCTTATGAAGTCGGCAGGGCGGCATTCAATGAAATCGCCCGTGGCCAGATTACCGGCGATTCTACGGGCCTGTTGAAAATTTTATTTGATCCGGAAACCCACAAGATACTCGGTGTCCATATCTTGGGAGAAGGTGCCTGTGATCTCATCCACATCGGCCAAGCGGTTATGGCTTTGGGGGGAACCATGGAATTCTTCATTAACACCGTCTTTAACTACCCAACCCTTGCCGAATGTTACAAAACAGCTGCGTTCGACGGAATTAACCGCTTAGGGTAG
- a CDS encoding glycine zipper 2TM domain-containing protein, which produces MKSPKLALIVITTLFLSACQTNGVGPKQQFGTLAGAGLGALAGANMGKGRGRLATVALGALGGAYLGSEIGRSLDRADRRRARRAYARAMSAPVGQRIAWNNPNSRNFGSYETTREGRDRASGAYCREYKSTINVGGWDEYSVGTACRQPDGTWRIIS; this is translated from the coding sequence ATGAAGTCCCCTAAACTTGCTCTTATTGTTATCACCACTCTTTTTCTTTCGGCCTGCCAAACAAATGGCGTAGGTCCAAAGCAACAATTTGGAACCCTTGCCGGGGCTGGTTTGGGAGCATTGGCCGGTGCCAATATGGGCAAAGGCCGAGGCCGGCTTGCAACTGTCGCCCTAGGTGCTTTAGGTGGCGCTTATCTTGGCAGTGAAATCGGCCGTTCTCTTGATAGAGCTGATCGTAGGCGGGCCCGACGGGCGTATGCACGGGCCATGTCTGCGCCTGTAGGACAGCGGATCGCTTGGAACAATCCTAATTCACGAAATTTTGGATCCTATGAAACGACCCGCGAAGGTCGCGACCGCGCATCTGGTGCTTACTGCCGGGAGTACAAATCCACAATTAATGTTGGTGGATGGGATGAATACAGTGTGGGAACAGCCTGCCGTCAGCCTGACGGAACGTGGAGAATCATTTCTTAG
- a CDS encoding DUF4169 family protein yields the protein MGQIVNLNKVRKQKSRVEKKARASRNRITHGQSKANKQIAEKSVRRDQRELDGKALKNTPSKDD from the coding sequence GTGGGACAGATCGTAAATCTCAACAAAGTCCGGAAGCAAAAGTCCCGAGTAGAAAAAAAGGCTCGGGCTTCTCGCAATCGAATTACTCACGGCCAATCCAAAGCGAACAAGCAAATTGCTGAAAAATCGGTTCGTCGGGACCAGCGGGAACTCGATGGAAAGGCACTCAAAAACACCCCTTCCAAAGACGACTAA
- the thrH gene encoding bifunctional phosphoserine phosphatase/homoserine phosphotransferase ThrH: protein MQMVCLDLEGVLVPEIWIEFAELTGIDELKATTRDIPDYDELMRGRLDILQRNNLKMADIQKVIDDMSPMDGAHEFLNSIRSKFQLVILSDTFYEFAQPLMRKLGWPTLFCHRLTIDETGNVSDYNLRLRDHKRQAVIAFHNLNYTVFAAGDSYNDTAMLGEANHGFLFRAPENVVDEFPQFPVLTEYSDLESAFIKAGEAVTGE from the coding sequence ATGCAAATGGTCTGCCTTGATCTCGAAGGAGTTCTGGTCCCGGAAATCTGGATTGAATTTGCCGAACTCACCGGCATTGATGAATTAAAAGCGACGACACGCGATATCCCAGATTACGACGAACTGATGCGTGGACGGTTGGATATTCTCCAGCGCAACAACCTCAAAATGGCCGACATTCAAAAGGTCATCGACGATATGTCACCGATGGACGGTGCCCATGAGTTCCTCAATTCAATTCGCTCTAAATTTCAATTGGTGATCTTGTCTGACACCTTTTACGAATTCGCCCAGCCTTTAATGCGCAAGCTTGGGTGGCCAACGCTGTTCTGTCATCGTTTGACCATTGATGAAACGGGAAATGTGAGCGACTACAACCTTCGCCTTCGCGACCATAAACGCCAAGCGGTTATCGCCTTTCATAACCTGAACTACACGGTGTTTGCGGCGGGGGATTCCTATAACGACACGGCCATGTTGGGTGAAGCCAATCACGGGTTCCTGTTCCGGGCCCCAGAGAACGTCGTCGACGAATTTCCCCAATTCCCGGTACTTACAGAGTACAGTGATTTAGAAAGTGCGTTTATTAAAGCTGGTGAGGCAGTCACCGGGGAATAA
- a CDS encoding uracil-DNA glycosylase — protein sequence MNDSLDGFSEPASGCVLCPRLVAYRSGNKEKYPDFFNAPVPSFGSPNAVFLIVGLAPGLKGANWSGRPFTGDYAGDLLYSTLTSLGFATGTYGAHADDGLVLNSTQITNAVRCAPPQNKVVAQEIGACGKFLSAEITALTNLKAILALGTVAHGAVLRNLDVRKKDYPFGHGARHVLPDGVMLFDSYHCSRYNTNTNRLTEQMFQDVFIEIRKYIDL from the coding sequence TTGAACGACTCTCTCGACGGTTTTTCCGAGCCTGCTTCTGGCTGTGTCTTGTGCCCAAGGCTTGTCGCGTACCGGTCTGGCAACAAAGAAAAATACCCCGACTTTTTTAACGCACCTGTGCCTTCTTTTGGTAGCCCCAATGCAGTGTTTTTAATTGTTGGATTAGCGCCGGGATTAAAGGGAGCTAATTGGTCCGGTCGACCCTTCACCGGTGATTATGCGGGAGATCTGCTTTATAGCACCCTCACCTCCTTGGGTTTTGCAACGGGGACCTACGGTGCCCACGCAGACGATGGGTTGGTTTTGAACAGCACCCAAATCACCAATGCGGTGCGGTGTGCACCTCCTCAAAATAAGGTCGTCGCGCAAGAAATCGGCGCCTGCGGAAAATTCTTAAGTGCCGAAATCACGGCGCTGACAAATTTAAAAGCAATCCTTGCTCTTGGCACTGTTGCCCATGGTGCGGTTTTAAGAAACCTAGATGTGCGTAAAAAGGATTACCCTTTCGGCCATGGGGCGCGTCATGTCTTGCCAGATGGGGTCATGTTGTTCGACAGCTATCACTGTTCGCGTTACAACACGAATACAAATCGCCTGACGGAACAAATGTTCCAAGACGTCTTCATCGAAATCCGAAAATATATAGACCTTTAA
- a CDS encoding NYN domain-containing protein — protein sequence MPFYPAERVGLFIDGSNLYASARALGFDIDYKRLHQYFSNQANLVRAYYYTALLDEQEYSPIRPLVDWLDYNGYNVVTKPAKEFTDATGRRKIKGNMDIELAVDVLELSASLDHVVIFSGDGDFRRLVEAVQSRGVRVSIVSTLKSQPPMAADELRRQADNFIELTDLKDEITRVGGQQSHVQQPPEQIVAEDLDEIDEDDDENSAISDPQAYLETA from the coding sequence ATGCCTTTTTATCCCGCAGAACGCGTTGGACTTTTTATTGATGGATCTAACCTTTACGCGTCAGCCCGGGCATTGGGCTTTGATATCGATTACAAACGGCTTCATCAGTATTTTTCCAATCAAGCTAATTTGGTTCGAGCCTACTATTACACCGCCTTGTTGGACGAGCAGGAATATTCGCCAATTCGACCGCTTGTGGATTGGTTGGATTACAATGGCTACAACGTGGTTACCAAGCCAGCCAAAGAATTCACCGATGCGACGGGCCGACGCAAGATCAAAGGAAACATGGATATCGAACTTGCTGTCGATGTCCTTGAATTGAGCGCCAGCCTGGATCACGTCGTAATATTTTCCGGTGATGGCGATTTCAGACGGCTTGTTGAAGCCGTTCAATCGCGGGGTGTACGCGTGTCAATTGTCAGCACTTTGAAGTCTCAGCCACCAATGGCGGCCGATGAACTGCGGCGTCAGGCGGATAACTTTATTGAGCTGACCGATTTAAAAGATGAGATTACGCGTGTCGGCGGGCAGCAATCTCACGTTCAACAACCTCCGGAACAAATTGTTGCTGAAGACCTCGATGAAATTGACGAGGACGATGATGAGAATTCCGCAATTAGCGATCCTCAGGCCTATTTAGAGACCGCTTAG